DNA from Kitasatospora herbaricolor:
AGTCCTGCCGCGCTGCCTGCCCGGATGGCCATCTGCTGGGCGATCTGGTCGCTGGTCAGGCCGCCGACGGCGAGAGCGATCGCCCGTGATCGGCGGGGGGAGAGCCGGACCGGGCGAGGTGGAGCGATACCCAGCAGGTGTTCGGGCAGCAGCCGGTGGGCTGCGGTGAGGGCTGCCGCCTGGACCAGGGTGGTCGCCCCCAGGAGGCAGCACACCCGGTCGACGGGATCCTCTGTCTCCAGGTCGGGCAGTCCGACGGCGGCCTCGCGGCGGAGTCTCCCGTCAGGCAGGAGTGCGAACCGGATCAGGGCCAGGTCCTGTTCGCTGAGGATCGGTGCGGGCGGCAGGGTTTTCTGCGCCGCCGGATCGTCGCCGGCCGTCGGGGCGCTGCCTGGTGGCTCCGCCAGCGGGTAGAGATCGCTTCCGGTGAGGACATTCCGTCGCACCGCAGCGAACACCGCATGCTCCAGTGAGCCGGCGCCGAGGCGATGACGGGCCTCGGCCAGGTATCCGACGAGGGTGTACTCACTGATGCCCATGGCCTCAGCGGTCTCCTGCCGGGTGAGGCCCTGGGCAGTGAGGGCGAGGGCGCGGCGGACCCGCGGGCCCAGCATGACCGGGAACGCCGACTTCTCGATCCCGATCTCGGCTGAGGAGACGGGCTCCCACCAGGCGGCGTGTCCGGCCGCCTGGTGGGTGGTGCGGGCACCGAGCGCGGCCAGGACGGTCGCGCGGCCGCCGGTGACCTCTTTGCGCGTGAGGCCCTCCGGCACCGCGCTGCGGGCGAGGTTCGCACCGGCCAGGACGAGGCGCAGCAGGCGCACCTCCGTCGGGTTCAGGTCCGGCCTGGCCGGCGACGTGTCGGCAGGGCGCTGGCCGGTCACGGTGGTGGGGGCGGTCACCGGACCGGCTCCGCGACGGTGCGCTCCCGGGTGCCGTCGGCCTGGCGCGGGAGCACCACCTGCCGCGGGTCGGCGAGTTCGGTCAGCAGCTGTTCGGTGTCGGAGAGGGCGCACATGGTCAGCCCTTGCGGTGTGTTGCCGACCTGACGCCCGCTCTGTTCGTCCCACTCCTCCGAGAGGAGGCCGGCAGGACCGCGCAGGGAGAGCAGCCGGTCGAAGAGCGCGGTCGCTTCGTCGTGGCGTCCGATGAGGGCGAGCGCGTCGGCGAGCCAGAACGAGCAAGGCAGGAACGCCCCTTCCCCGCCGGGCAGACCGTCCACGTCGTTCTCGTCCCCGCGCCCGTGCCCCGCCACCGGGTATCGCAGCACCAGCCGCCCGCCGGGGGCGAGTTCGCGCTGGATCGCCTCCACCGTGCCGATCACCCGCTTGTCGTCCACGGGCAGGAAGCCGCTGCGGAGCATGAGGAGCAAGGAGGCGTCCAGGTCGGTGCCGCCGTAGAACTGGGTGAAGGTGTTGCGGTTCGCGTCGTAGCCCCGCTCGCACACCTCCGCGTGGATCCGGTCGCGGACGCCCGCCCAGCGTCGCTGCACCTCCTGCGGGACCTGGACGTCCGTCTCGGCGGCCAGGCGAAGGGCGCGGTCGAACGCGGTCCAGGCCATCACCTTGGAGTGCACGAAGTGGCGCCGGGGGCCGCGGACCTCCCAGATCCCCTCGTCCGGATGCTCCCACAGGTCCTCCAGGCAGCGCACCATCGCCACCCACAGCCGGCCGGTGGCGTCGTCCAGGGCGATTCCGCTGCGGTGGGCGAGCCACAGCAGGTCCATGACCTCGCCGAACACGTCGAGCTGCAGCTGGCCGGCCGCCGCGTTGCCGACCCGGACCGGCGCGGAGTATTCGTAGCCGGGCAGGTGCCCGAGCTCGACCTCCGGCAGGTCCCGTTCGCCGCCGACGCCGTACATGATCTGCGGCTGCGCCTCGCCGGCCACAGCCCGCACCAGCCATCCCAGCCACGCCCGCGTCTCCTCCAGGTGCCCGCGGCGCAGCAGGGTGGTGAGGATCAGGGCGGAGTCCCGCAACCACGTGTACCGGTAGTCCCAGTTGCGTTGGCCGCCGAGGAGTTCGGGCAGGGACGTGGTCGGTGCGGCGATCACCGCGCCGGTCGGGGCGTAGGTGAGGGACTTGAGGGTGATCAGCGCTCGGGTGACCGCGTCGCGGTAGGTGCTCTGGCAGTTGACGGGGTTCGTCCACTCGTCCCAGAACGCGTACGTCCTCTGCAGGTCGGCGGCCGGGTCGGCCGCGGCCGGCGCGGCGAGGTGGCTGTCCTGCCAGGTCGTCGCGAAGTGGACCCTCTCGCCGGCGTGCAGCTCGAGGCTGGTGACGGCGACTGCGTCGGGGCGGATCCGGGCCAGGTCGTCGCCCGCGCTGGCTGCGCGGCCGGTGGCGGTGACGTCGAGCCACAGGGACGCGGGCCCTGCGGTGGCGACCACGCAGCGCCCGCCCGAGCTGTGCTTGGACGGCCACATGTACGGCACGGCCCGCCCGTAGTCGAAGCGGGGTGCGAACACCGAGCGCACGTGGACGGTTCCGTCCAGGACCTCGGCGGTGCGCACCAGGCGGGGCCCCGTCTGCTCGTGCTCTTGGTATGGGGGCATGAACGTCGTGACCCGCAGTGTTCCGGTGCCGGTCGTCCAGGTCTGGGTCAGGACCAGGCTCTCGCCGTCGTAGACGCTGCTGTCGGCGCGGCTGCTGCCGGTAGCTGGCCCGACGGTCCAGTGGCCGTGGGTGGCATCGCCGAGCAGCCGGGTGTAGTGCGGAGCGGAGTCCGGCCGGGCGCCGCAGCCCCACACCACGGCCCCGTTGGGGTCGACGAGGGCACTGGAGCGCAGGTCGCCGACCAGGGTCAGGTCCTCCAGCCGGGGGCTCGCCGTGGTGAGCTCGCGGCCAGCCCTCGCGTGCTGCGGCACGGCGTCGTCCAGGAGCGTGAGGGCGGTTGATGCGGTGGCCGGGGCCGTGGTGCTGTGCGGCATGAAGTCGTCCCAGAGGTGGGTGGGTGGGTGGGTGGGTGGGGAAGGGGAGTAGGTTGTCCGGCCGTAATGGCCGGCGCGGCATCCAGGTCGCACCGGCGGCGCTCGGCGTCTGGCTCGGCGGTGGGGCGTCCGGTCGGCGGCTCGGTGTCGACACGGACGGTGCCGTTCGGGGCGAACGCCCCTGTCGTGCGTATTCATGGGCGACGCCCCAGGCTGCGGCGGCCTTCAGCAGGCTGGCCGCCGACCCGCAGGACGGAAGGACCGTCGGTCGCGGTGCGCTGGGTGTGGCGGCGCCGGTCCATCCACGCGCCCAGCCGCTGACCGGTCGGGGACAGGAAGTCGGGCCGCTCCTGCCCGTGAACGAGCCGGGAGCGGGCTGCGGTGCGGTGCATCTCCAGGGCGACGGTGGTGTCCGCCCATGCGCACACCGCCTGTGCCCGGTGTCGCTGACGCGCGTCGGCCAGGGGCAGCGCGAACCCCAGATCGTTCCAGCCGTCGTCGGGCCGCTCCTCACGGATGCGACGCAGCGCGGTGCGCAGGTCCGGGTCGAGGGCAGCGAACGCCCCGGTCAGCTCGGCGAGCGCCGGCCACGTGCCGTCCTCGGCACCGTCGGCCGCCACCGCCAGCAACTCTCGGGCACCTGCGCGACCCGGAATCAGCGCGGCTTCCACGACCTCCGAGGTGTGGGTGGTCGGGTGGTTCGCGGCGGCATGGACCAGGGCGTCCGCGTCCAGGCCCGGCGGCAGCTGCCCGGCGGTCACCAGGACCTGCAGTGGTCCGGTGCCGAGGGTGAATGCGTGCAGGACCTCCTCACGCTGCCTGCCGCGCCGGGGCAGGACCTGCGCCTGTACGTCCGGTCCCGGCGAGCCGATGATCTCGTTGGCCAGCCGACGCGCGACGACGCTCGTTGCGCAGTGCACGACCACACGGGACAGGGCGTGTGTGGAGGCGAGGTCGAGTACGAGAGTGGCCAGACGCCCGGTACGGGAGCCGCCGGGAGGTAGCGCGGCCGCCATGAGGCGGTAGTCGCGCATCCGCCCGGCCGCGACGACCTGGCGCGGCGTCAGCTTCGCGACCAGCAGCCCCGTGCGGTCCGGATCGACGCCCTCGGCCTGATCCCGGTCCACCGAGGTCAGCACAGGCGTCGACGACAGCCACAGCACCGCGCGTCCTGGTGGGCAGAATTCGTGACGCCCCACCCGCTCGGCAACGTCCGGCAAGTGTGCGTCGAGGGCGACGATCAGGTCGTACGGCGAGGGGTGGCGGGCCCGCCGGTAGGCCTCGGCGACGATCTCCAACCCCCGGGGGGAGACGATCACGGTGCCCGGCAGGGTGGACCCGACGCACCCCAGGACCGCCGACGCCGCGGTGACCTGCGGCACGTCGAGCGGGGTGACGATCGCCGGACGGGCTGCCTCGTCCCGATGCAGCACTGCCACGGTCGCCCCGCGCTCGCGGCGCTGCTCCGCGAATGCCGTCACCGTCGCGCTCCAGGTCGGGCCGGGCGGCACGACGACCAGCACCCTGCCCGCGTCAGCGTGCCACGCGATCGCCGTACCCAGGTCCGGCTGCTCGCAGCGCGGTACCCTCACCATCGCCCGCCCGCACGTCAGCGCTCCGAGAACCGGGTCCACCAGCTCCCGCAGGTGCTCCGGTGGCGCCGGTGGCACGGCCGGAGCCGACTGCGGGACCACGTCGGCCGGGCGGACGATCCCTGCCAGGCAGCCCAGAGCGACCGCCTCGTGGTCCTCCCATACACCGAGCGCGTCCAGCAGCGCAGCCAGGCGCTTGCCCGCAGTGGGCCGGGCGATGCCGAGCTCCACCCCGATGGCCGCCCGCGACGACGTGCCGGCCAGCAGGCGCAGCAGCAGCCGCTCCTCACCGGAAAGTCCCGCCATCAAGCCGTCCGCGACCGGCGGGAAGTCCTCGGCGGTCAGATGCCCGGCCAGGACGTAGCGCGCCACCACCCCGGAGCGCCCGCGCACACCGGCCGCCACCGCGAGCGCACCCAGCTCCGCCTCAACACTGTCACGCGGGCAACCGAGTCCAGCCGCGACGGCCTTCAGCGGCAGCGGCCCGGCCAGGTGCCGGGCCCAAGCGAGCGACATCGGATCGGCGGGCAGCGCCCCGCCGTGCTGCACCGCGCTCACCGGTGACCCCCGCCGAGGATGTGGTGGCCGGGTGCCTCGGCCCCGTTGATCTTCCGCAGGCGAAGGCTGGGGGCGGGTCCGCTCGGCAAGCCGGCGGTCACCGGCATCACCGTGGCGGACCGCGTCCGTGCCGCGCGCGCGGTCGCGTACTGGCCGCGGACCTGCTCCGCTGCGAGGGCGAAGCCGTCGACGCGGATGAACACCACCGGCCCGCCGGTGGCGGGGCCAGGCCCGAGGACGGTCCGGGTGAGGTCGGGCGGGGCCGGATTGGTCAGCAGCCACACCTCGGTGCCGTCCGAGTAGGTGGTACGCGTGCCCACGCTGATCCGGTCGGGGGTGAGCACCTGGTCGGTGCGGTACGGCAGCGGGGCCGCGTCGAGCAGCGCAACAGTCAGGGTCGCGGGAGTCGCGGCGGTCATCGCCGGCACGGGGGCGGTGCTGGTCATCGAGGGATTCCTGGGGCAGGTCTGGGTGTCGGTCATGTGCGCGGGTCCGCGGGCCCGGCCGCGGGCGGCCAGGCCGCACTCTTCGGTGCGGGCGACGCCGGGCGGCAGCAGGACGACCTCCGGATCGGGACCCCCGCGACGCCGCCGCTCACACGCAGGCTCCAGCCCCGGACTTCCGCACACCGCGTCGCGGCCGGCCCGTCGGGCCTCGGACGGTAGGTGACGGCCTCGACGCTCTCGCCGTCCACGACCAGGCGGCTCGACCTGAACGTGGTGGACACCTCCAGCGCCCGCTGCGAGGCGGCCTGCGCCCCGGGGCCGAGCGGCGGCAGGTCGCAGGGAACCGCGACGGTGACCCGCATTCCGTCCGCATACCGGGCCTCCACACGCGTGTAGTGCCTGACACCTCCTACCAGCTGCACCTCGGCGGTGATCCGCACCGGCTGGCCACCGCCTGCCAGAAGGGCGACCGGCAGCCCCGTGGCACCGCTGACGTACGAGGCCCTGTTCTGCACGGGCATGGGCGCGCCGTCTCGGCCGAACCCCGGATCCAGCACCAGCTCGGCGCCGCCCGGCTCGCCTGCGGCATGCCAGTGCGTCACATCGGCATCCAGCTCGAGATGGCGTGCGGCCAGTACGGCTGCGAGGGGCTCAACCAGTAGGCCGGCAGTGGGCGCCTGCGCAGCTGGGGTGGTGGACACGAGGATGGACTCCATTCGTCTGGCGCGTGCGAGGTCCGCGGGGACCTTGGTGCTCTGGCTGGTGGGGGCGAAGGCCCGGTGTCGTCTCTCAGGTCGGCGCTCCGCGACCGGCGAGTTCGGCGCGGAGCTCCTGTTCGGTCAGCGGGGTGCAGTTGGTGAGGGTGCGCAGCAGGTGGGTGGCGAGGACCCAGGGGAGGTCCGGGTCTCCTGTCGAGAAGTGGCCGCGTACGGGCCCGGGCCCATCGGGGTCGGAGGGGTCCGATAGGAACTTGAGGCCGGCGAATCCCCACAGGGTGGCCGTGCGGGCCCGCACCAGCAGGGCGCCGTTCAGGGCCCGGCAGTGGGTGGGTGAGGACAGGGCGTGCGGGGCGCACACCGGCGGATGTTCGACGGCGGTGCCCTCCGGCCAGGAGTCCTCGAGGGTGAGCGGGCGCCCGCCGGGGGTGGTCGGGAGTGGCAGGAGCCAAAGGTGGCCGTCGTTGGTGCGATCTGCCGGTCCCCCGCACACCCGGCATCTCAGGTGCAGCATCAGGTGGTGCTGGCGGCCGGGGTGGGGGCTGCTCCAGAGGGGTACCCCTGCGGTCTTGCCGGTGCAGCGCAGGATGAGGACTCCGTTCACGCGGTCGGACGGCAGCTCGGTGGGGTAGGCGATCCCCGTCGGCCGGCCGCCGGCGTCCGTGCGGGACGTCAGGCTGTTGTCGTACTCCTCCTCGCTCCAGCGGGTGATGCGGGGAACCGTCAGCAGCGGGGCAGCGGTGGCCCGGGTCACTTCGTGCCTCCGTACGCCACCACCGTGCGCACGACGGCCGTGTCGCCGCCGTGGGCCGGCGCCTGCCGCTGCCAGCCGTCCAGCAGGGTGTCGACGGCGTCGCGGCCACGCGGATGCCGCGGCAGCCGGGCCTGGGCGAAGAGGCCGGAGACCCGCGCGTCCCGGTCGGATTCCCCGGTGCAGCGGTGAGTCAGGACCAGCGCGCTGCCCTGAGGCAGTGCCAGGCGCAGCGCGGAGAACAGCCCGCGGGCCTGGGGGTCGCTCAGCTCGTGCAGGACGTCCGCGAGGACGACGGCGATCGGGCGCTGCCAGTCGACGTCGGAGTGCTGGCGCAGTTCTTGCAGCAGGCCTTCCGGTGCAGTCAGATCGGCGCGGATGTGGCGGACCTGGCCCGGGGCGGGTGCGTGGAGCAGCGCCCGGGCGTGGGTCATCACCATCGGGTCGATGTCCACGTACGCGATCCGGGCGGTGGGGCGGATCGGCAGGATGGAGGTGTGGATCGGAGCGAGCGGGCTGCCGGGCGCACCGGTCGTCAGACCGCAGCCCAGGTCGACGAACTGGTCCAAGCCGTCCTCGGCCAGGCGCCGTACGACGCGGTGGAGGTCCTGCCTGGCGCGCAGGGCCGTTGTGGTCCAGTCCTGGTCCTCGGCTTGTAGGAGGTCGAGCAGGGTCCGGTCCGGGCCGAGGTGGTCCTTCCCACCGAGCGCGAGGTTCGCGAGACGGGCGGACGTGGGCCGGTCCAAGCGCAAGTCCTCGCGGGGCCAGGGTGGTGGTGTCGGCACGTACCACGGCATGGGGGCGAGGCCCTCGGGCTCGATGGTGGGCTTGGGTTGGACGTGGATGACGCCGACGGCGCGCAGCGTCCCCGGTCGGCCGGCGGGCCCGACGGCCGCGGCCGGGGCGCGGCGCTTGGGCCGGGTCATGCCGCGCGCTCCGCCGGCTGCGTGCGCGAAGGGGGGATCTGCCGGCCGTCCGGACGCAGACCGCCGGTGTCCTCGAACGTCAGGATGCCGTTGCAGAGCAACCCCCAGCCCTGAACGGGGTGGCTGGCGATGACCACGGCGGCACCGGCGTCGGGCTCCTCGAATGCGGGGCATTCTGGTCTGTGGGTGCAGGTCACGGGGCTCTCCGGATCGGGTGTGCACGGGCTGGGTGCGCCGACGGGCGCGGCGAGCAGGATCGGGGTGAGGTGCGGGATCCTCAGGTCGTCGGCGGGGCACACGACGACGAGGGCGTGGCCGTTCCACTGGCAGGCGCGAGCGACCCAGTCCGGGCCACGGCTTTCGACCGCCTCCACTTCCTGGCTGGCCACGATGAGGGAGCCGAACAGCGCGAGGCCTTCCGGGACTGCGCTGGCGGCGAGAAGGGCGAGCGGAGGGTGACCGGGGCCGTGGACGGCCGTCCAGGCTCCGTCCGCGTACCGGGTGACCGCGACAGGCCGGCCGTTGCGGTTCTCCTGCGCGGCGGTGGCGGCCAGCCGGTGGCCGACCAGGACGGCCATGGGCCCGGATCGGCCAGTCGGGCCGGTTGCCGGCGGCGGGGCGCTGG
Protein-coding regions in this window:
- a CDS encoding SAM-dependent methyltransferase; translated protein: MTRPKRRAPAAAVGPAGRPGTLRAVGVIHVQPKPTIEPEGLAPMPWYVPTPPPWPREDLRLDRPTSARLANLALGGKDHLGPDRTLLDLLQAEDQDWTTTALRARQDLHRVVRRLAEDGLDQFVDLGCGLTTGAPGSPLAPIHTSILPIRPTARIAYVDIDPMVMTHARALLHAPAPGQVRHIRADLTAPEGLLQELRQHSDVDWQRPIAVVLADVLHELSDPQARGLFSALRLALPQGSALVLTHRCTGESDRDARVSGLFAQARLPRHPRGRDAVDTLLDGWQRQAPAHGGDTAVVRTVVAYGGTK
- a CDS encoding helix-turn-helix transcriptional regulator — its product is MTAPTTVTGQRPADTSPARPDLNPTEVRLLRLVLAGANLARSAVPEGLTRKEVTGGRATVLAALGARTTHQAAGHAAWWEPVSSAEIGIEKSAFPVMLGPRVRRALALTAQGLTRQETAEAMGISEYTLVGYLAEARHRLGAGSLEHAVFAAVRRNVLTGSDLYPLAEPPGSAPTAGDDPAAQKTLPPAPILSEQDLALIRFALLPDGRLRREAAVGLPDLETEDPVDRVCCLLGATTLVQAAALTAAHRLLPEHLLGIAPPRPVRLSPRRSRAIALAVGGLTSDQIAQQMAIRAGSAAGLCEEATAVLGVPTLPLAGYAAVVTGAVLLSRIRSSFPPLTLHDALRSASQTAHTRPGAPS
- a CDS encoding glycoside hydrolase family 15 protein, producing the protein MPHSTTAPATASTALTLLDDAVPQHARAGRELTTASPRLEDLTLVGDLRSSALVDPNGAVVWGCGARPDSAPHYTRLLGDATHGHWTVGPATGSSRADSSVYDGESLVLTQTWTTGTGTLRVTTFMPPYQEHEQTGPRLVRTAEVLDGTVHVRSVFAPRFDYGRAVPYMWPSKHSSGGRCVVATAGPASLWLDVTATGRAASAGDDLARIRPDAVAVTSLELHAGERVHFATTWQDSHLAAPAAADPAADLQRTYAFWDEWTNPVNCQSTYRDAVTRALITLKSLTYAPTGAVIAAPTTSLPELLGGQRNWDYRYTWLRDSALILTTLLRRGHLEETRAWLGWLVRAVAGEAQPQIMYGVGGERDLPEVELGHLPGYEYSAPVRVGNAAAGQLQLDVFGEVMDLLWLAHRSGIALDDATGRLWVAMVRCLEDLWEHPDEGIWEVRGPRRHFVHSKVMAWTAFDRALRLAAETDVQVPQEVQRRWAGVRDRIHAEVCERGYDANRNTFTQFYGGTDLDASLLLMLRSGFLPVDDKRVIGTVEAIQRELAPGGRLVLRYPVAGHGRGDENDVDGLPGGEGAFLPCSFWLADALALIGRHDEATALFDRLLSLRGPAGLLSEEWDEQSGRQVGNTPQGLTMCALSDTEQLLTELADPRQVVLPRQADGTRERTVAEPVR
- a CDS encoding DUF5999 family protein, producing the protein MAVLVGHRLAATAAQENRNGRPVAVTRYADGAWTAVHGPGHPPLALLAASAVPEGLALFGSLIVASQEVEAVESRGPDWVARACQWNGHALVVVCPADDLRIPHLTPILLAAPVGAPSPCTPDPESPVTCTHRPECPAFEEPDAGAAVVIASHPVQGWGLLCNGILTFEDTGGLRPDGRQIPPSRTQPAERAA